GCTGGTGTACCTATTATTGGTACTTCACCAGAAGCTATTGACCGAGCTGAAGATCGTGAGCGTTTCCAACAAGTTGTTGAGCGTTTAGGTCTAAGACAGCCTGAGAATGATACGGTGACAACGCTTGATCAAGCGGTTGCTTCAGCAAAAGAAATTGGCTATCCCTTGGTTGTTCGCCCTTCCTATGTATTGGGTGGTCGTGCCATGGAAATCGTTTATGACGAAGTTGATTTACGTCGCTACTTTAAAGAAGCGGTTAGTGTTTCTAATGAGTCGCCTGTATTACTGGATCGTTTCTTAGATGATGCTATCGAAGTCGATATTGATGCTATCTGTGATGGTACCGATGTGGTCATCGGTGGGATTATGGAGCATATCGAACAGGCTGGCGTGCACTCAGGTGACTCCGCTTGTTCCTTGCCTGCTTATACATTAAGTGCAGAAATTCAAGATGAGATGCGCGGTTATATTCATCACTTAGCATTAGAATTAGGTGTGGTTGGCTTAATGAATACGCAATTAGCCGTTAAAGACGACACTATTTACATGATTGAGGTGAATCCACGCGCAGCGCGTACTGTTCCTTTTGTTTCTAAGGCAACAGGCGTACCCATTGCCAAAATTGGTGCGAGCGTAATGGCTGGCAAAACACTCAAAGAGTTAGGTATTACAAAAGAAGTTGTACCACCTTATTATTCAGTAAAAGAGGTGGTCTTACCCTTTAATAAATTCCCTGGCTCAGATCCAATTTTAGGCCCTGAAATGCGCAGTACTGGCGAAGTGATGGGAGCGGGTGATAGTTTTGCTGAGGCTTATGCAAAAGCCGAACTGGCATCGATTAAAGATGTGCCGACAATCGGTCGAGCGTTACTTTCTGTTCGTAACAGCGATAAAGCCCGTGTTGCTAAACTTGCATTGAAGCTGATAGATTTAGGTTATGCAATTGATGCCACTGAAGGGACTGCTGAAGTACTTAAAGATGCCGGTATTTATGTACGTACTGTTAAGAAAGTACATGAAGGCAGACCACATCTTTTAGACCGTACTAAAAATGGTGAGTATACTTATATGGTAAATACAACTGAAGGGCGTATTGCTATTGAGGATTCGCGTCAACTTCGTCGTGCTGCTTTACGTTATAAAGTAAATTACACCACTACGCTAAGTGGTGCATTTGCAACGTGTCAAGCACATCTTGCCGATCCAACGGCGGATGAAGCAACGGTTAATTCAGTACAAGAGTTACATCAACGTATTATTGGTTAATATTCTTTAATCACTTAATCGTGAAAAGGCTATCCAGCAGTGGGTAGCCTTTTTTTTATCTGTGATTTATATATCAATTGTTATAACCATCAAAAAATATTTTTGATGGCAACAAGTTGATTTCATTTGTGCTATAGATATGCGACAATTTTAGGATCTAATTTCATCTGTCAGTTTAGAGTAGCCTTTATGTATAAGTCGATATTAAAAAGTAAATCCAGCGATCCAAAACTAGGGGTCTACTTCATAGGAACCACTCCACCGAAACAAGATACAGACATCGAATTGGTTTCGGGTATCGCAGATAAACTATTGCAACGTTTAGAATGCATTGATTATGACGGGTTGATTGTTTATGACATTCAAGATGAAACATCTCGCATCGAAAAACCGAGACCATTTCCTTTTAAATACACGCACGATTCAAGATTATATTCAAAATTATTACATGATAAATCAGATAAGCCAGTGATCACCTATAAAAGTGTTTCTCAACGTGATGCAGCAGATTTTTCTCGCTGGTTATCGGATGCATGGCATCAGTTTTCGGTTCGAGACATTGTGTTGGTTGGTAGCCCATCTTCTGAAGGTGAGATTAAACTTTCATTAAATGATGCCTATCAAACATTAAAAGCGCATCGTTCTGAGTTTCATCTCGGTGGGGTGACGATTGCTGAACGCCATTTGAGTAAGGGCAATGAACATATACGTATGATTGAAAAGGAGCATCAAGGATGTGAATTTTTTATCTCGCAAGCGGTTTATAATGCTCAGGCAACGATTGATCTTCTTACCCGTTACGCAATGCAATGTAAGAGTCTAGGTATACCGCCTAAACGTGTTATTTTAACTTTCTCACCCTGTGGCAGTGCTAAGACATTAGAGTTTATTGAATGGCTAGGGATTTCGGTGCCTGAAGCGACCAGTCTGCGTATTTTACAAGCAGAGAACCCTCTCAAGGAGTCGTTACTCATCAGCCGTAATAATTTCGAGCAAATTTTACAAGCTTGCTTACCCCTTGATATTCCACTCGGGCTAAATATTGAGAGTTTAACCAATCGTAAAGAGGAAATTGATGCGGCTATTTTATTATTTAAGTTACTCAAAGCAACATTAGATTTAAAACTTGCTGAGTCTCAATTATAATTTGGTATTATTTTTTATGAAACAAAGTCTCCTTTTTACAATATTTATCATTTAATGTAAGCGTGATTTTCATCGTAAGGGAATATAATGAACTTAACCCGTGAAGGACAAACCGAGTTAACGCGCATTGCGGTTAAAGCGGGGCAAATTTTACTTCAACATGGTGCTGAAAGCCGGCTTGTTGAGCAAATTACGCAACGGATTGGTGTCGCCTTAGGGGCGCAAAGTATTGAGCTTTCTGTTAGTAGTGATGCGATTGTTATTACTAGCTTATTTGAAGGCAACTGCATAACAACCACGCGCCGTTGCTATGATCGCGGTATTAATATGCACATGGTTTGCGAAGTTTTACGTATTTGTGTAATGTTAGAAAAACAGTTATTAAATGCAAAAGAGGTTAAGGAGCGTTTAGCTCGTTTAGAACCCTATAAATATAACCGCTGGGCTGTGGTGGTTATGATTGGTTTTTCCTGCTCTAGTTTTAGTTATTTTTTCGGTGGTGACCTACCTGTCTACATCACCACATTTATTGCCTCTGCCTGTGCAATGACACTGCGTCAAGAGTTGGCCCATCGTCACCATAACCCCTTTGTCAATTTTGCATTAAGCGCATTTTTAGCAACGACGATTGCTAGTCTCGGTGCTATTTATCAAATTGGTGCGAAACCGGAACTCGCGATGGCCGCTTCTGTCCTCTTATTTGTTCCTGGATTTCCATTAATCAACGCTGCATCGGACATGCTTAAAGGGCACATTGGCACCGGGATTGCGCGTTGGGTTTTTGCAACATTATTAATGATTAGTGTTTCTCTAGGCATTATTGCCTCTATGTCAATCACAGGCGTATCGGGGTGGATAGCATGATGGAATTATTAACATTTTTTTTGCTTGATGCTTTGATGGCTAGTATTCCCGCCGTGGGATTTGCGATGGTTTTTAATGTTCCCCAAAAAATGCTTGTTTATTGTGCCATTGGCGGGGCTTTTGCACACAGTTTACGTTTTTTACTGATGCATTTTGGCATCCCTATCGAGTGGGCTACCTTAGTGGCTTCGACGAGTATGGGTTTTTTAGGCTTATATTGGTCAAGAAAACGTTTAATCCCTCGTCCTGTATTTACTGTGGCTTCGGTCATTCCAATGATTCCCGGTAGTTTCGGATTTACGACACTGGTTGGTATTTTTGAATTACATACATTGGGCTACAGTTTACAATTAATGCAGGTGGTTGTAGAAAATGGTTTACGTACTTTATTTATTTTAGGGGCATTAAGTTTTGGATTAGCGATTCCTTCAATACTGATTTATCGTGGACGACCTATCGTTTAAATTAATACATTGTTTCTATTTTAGTGTAAGCTTCGCGCTTATTTATTTCTCAGCAGGATTGACCATGTCAGACAAGTTCTTTTTTAAAGGTAGAAAAGAAAAAAAACCAAAACATGCAAGTTATGGTTTTAATACAAAACGTGTTGTTAAAATAGGAACAGAAGAGTCACCATTGACACTGACTGTTAATAGTGAAAACCGTCGACAAGAAGTACTGGGAATTGTTGAGCAGCATGGGCTTTTTGCTAATATTGAAGTTAATAGTGATGTTGCTGAAAATATTATAGAGTTACAAGGTGTACTAAATAAACCCAGCACAATCACGTTTGCGAAAAAGCCTAATCGTAATGATCCATGCAGCTGTGGAAGCGGTAAAAAGTATAAAAAGTGCTGTGCATCAGCTGAATGATATTGAGTTTTAAAGCCGTTATTTTTTACGGCTTTAAAACTTTACCTGTTATTGATTAACCTTGCGTGAGTAAAGCGCGTAAATCAATGAGTGCTGCATTAGCACGCGATATATAATTTGCCATCACTAATGAATGGTTCGCCAGTAAGCCAAAACCACTACCGTTTAAAATCATTGGGCTCCAAACCATTTCCTGCGTTGCCTCAAGGTCTCGAATAATCTGCTTAAGGCTCACTAATGCATTTTTCTTTTTCAGCACATCTTCAAAATCAACTTCTACGGCTTTTAAAAAATGTAAAATAGCCCACGCAGCACCACGACTTTCATAAAACACATTATCAATTTGTAACCACGGTGTTTTCACCATCTCCTCATCAGCAGTTTTTGTCGCTTGTTTAGCTGTTGAATCACCGGCTAATTCTAAATTAAATCTATCTTGTCCTACGCTAGCACTCAATCGGTGGGAGATAGAGCCTAATCGTTTATCTACTTCTCTGAGCCATTCATTCAAGTTATCAGCACGAGTGTAAAATTGCGCATCTTTTTCATTGTGTGAGACTAATCTTATGCGATAACGTTTAAGGGCTTTAATTGCATTTGCATACTCACTCTCAGCACTGGGTAGCATCCAGTTTTTATGTGATATGTTAAGTTTACTTTGTGCGATTTCTAAATCTTTATCACCCGTTGACTGTGACTGTGAGCGGCTAAAGTCTAAGCGCATTGCTAATGCTAAATCACGTACCTGCTCCAATACACCATATTCAAAGGAGGGCATATTATCCATAAATACGGAAGGAGG
This window of the Psychromonas sp. MME1 genome carries:
- a CDS encoding PBPRA1643 family SWIM/SEC-C metal-binding motif protein; the protein is MSDKFFFKGRKEKKPKHASYGFNTKRVVKIGTEESPLTLTVNSENRRQEVLGIVEQHGLFANIEVNSDVAENIIELQGVLNKPSTITFAKKPNRNDPCSCGSGKKYKKCCASAE
- a CDS encoding threonine/serine exporter family protein, translated to MELLTFFLLDALMASIPAVGFAMVFNVPQKMLVYCAIGGAFAHSLRFLLMHFGIPIEWATLVASTSMGFLGLYWSRKRLIPRPVFTVASVIPMIPGSFGFTTLVGIFELHTLGYSLQLMQVVVENGLRTLFILGALSFGLAIPSILIYRGRPIV
- a CDS encoding DUF2333 family protein: MTIPSKKTILTTLLVLVFLLWLVSIWESWMPESYDVSIRANAIAKEQNHEVVTGYTTTTTLIDMASWLLDKPGGFLSNDITPPSVFMDNMPSFEYGVLEQVRDLALAMRLDFSRSQSQSTGDKDLEIAQSKLNISHKNWMLPSAESEYANAIKALKRYRIRLVSHNEKDAQFYTRADNLNEWLREVDKRLGSISHRLSASVGQDRFNLELAGDSTAKQATKTADEEMVKTPWLQIDNVFYESRGAAWAILHFLKAVEVDFEDVLKKKNALVSLKQIIRDLEATQEMVWSPMILNGSGFGLLANHSLVMANYISRANAALIDLRALLTQG
- a CDS encoding threonine/serine exporter ThrE family protein, with product MNLTREGQTELTRIAVKAGQILLQHGAESRLVEQITQRIGVALGAQSIELSVSSDAIVITSLFEGNCITTTRRCYDRGINMHMVCEVLRICVMLEKQLLNAKEVKERLARLEPYKYNRWAVVVMIGFSCSSFSYFFGGDLPVYITTFIASACAMTLRQELAHRHHNPFVNFALSAFLATTIASLGAIYQIGAKPELAMAASVLLFVPGFPLINAASDMLKGHIGTGIARWVFATLLMISVSLGIIASMSITGVSGWIA